TTAATATTATTGATATTGTGATCACGTTTCTGACCCACTAGACCCATTACAGCTTCTTTCACACGATAAATTCTTCTGCTAGTGTGGTATGTCAGTCATTCCATCCTTAAGTCTTAATGTTGTAATTGATCCAAGTCAAAGTTAGACACTTTTAAAATTTCCACAGCAACCTACGACCAGTTATTTGATATTAGCTCGCTATTCTTAATGACCAAATTACAAAGGACTGTCTCTCAAAAGTAAAACTATTGTACATTTTCCCACAGTcttatgcaaaatgaaaatgttttattagccTTAGGCCAGTTGTCACACAATCTTCCCACCACTGCAAACATTTTCTGCTTTAGAAAATGCTACgtattgttttctattttccatTGTTGAGCCAGTTCGAACTTTTTGCACCTCATTTTGAACCACTCACAGGACCAAACATTTATTCGTGAAATAccgatttttgttgttttattctgATTATAGCTACAGATGATGATGATCCTTATTGGTTGGCAAAAGCTACTATGGCATTAATCTTTATATGATACTACAATTAAATCTCTTaagtgccattgatgatgatcaACGTCCAATCATTAAATCTTTTCATCCATCTGCCAtgaatttaaatttatctcTAGTAGACGACCAATCCGTTTGTACTGTCAACAAACGTATTAGACgtttatcactgtcaatggaagACAATGAGCTAAACCAATTTCTTAAAGAAATTGCCACATAAATGTACAATTAGTGTTGGTGAGATTATGTAAATGTCCAGGTTCATTCCTTTGTGAATTTTTTGAAGATGTCTGTATTTTTATGCATATTTAGCATGCACGTGCATCAACACTCCACATGGTTGTCAGCGGTTACAGAAAGTAAGAATGTTCATACATTTTTCACTGtaatgaaaatgatttattgcACCACATTTGACAATAATAAAGTGTTACCACCATGTATTATTGTGgtcagtaaaaacaaaaaaaaggtagcTAGACAAGAACCCTCATTTCATGGCATTCAGTTTTTAtgatggatgacatttttgtgcCTACTTTCATCCCAGCACTCTTCATTCTTACTACGATGATCTCTTTGGGGTTTCGCTCAGCCAACGGTGACGTCGAAGCTCTTTCAGGGTGAGCCGTTCTTCAGGTTCTGCGGTCAAACTCTTCTTCAGGAAATCCCGACAACCTTAGTGccacaaatgcaaaaaataacaatcaatttaaatagaCATGTCATATTTTAGAGCACTTCTCCTACCGTTTGATAAGTTTGAGCTAATTCTGATCTCCTCCTTGAGGAAGTCTTCCGTTTGGAAGTCCACACCGTCATGAAGGATCTCAAAGAGTACCGTTCCGATCTGCCACGCAGTTGTGGGGCCGGCCCTGTAAGAATGATGGCGAAGCCACTCTGGGGGTTCCAGTGTCGGAGTGCCTGGAACGCCCGGTTCAGGTTCAACGTTCACGTTCAAGTCCTTTCTCGCACGTAAGCCTTACCGAAAAAGAGTCTGTAGAGCGATCGTTCGTTGGTGAAGCAGCTCAGTCCAAAATCAATGATACGTACGTGGAGACCATCAGGGGTTCCCTCGATTAGGATGTTTTCTGTTTTGATGTCACGGTGGAAGATGCGCTGCTCTTGAAGTTTTAGAGCCACATCCACCAGCTGTTTAAGTATGacctgtggggaaaaaaaacaccaaattctGTGTTTTCTATAACTGTCTtattaattatctttttttatcatcattCCAGAAAGTTGCTGTCTTCAGGCCAAGTCTATCTGTAAAAAGTGACCAAAGACCAGACAACAGTTCTTGCATCCGTCATAGGTCTGAATgtcctaggtatgaatgttggcatgaatggttgtttggtgattggctggctaccaactCAGGGTGATGAATCCTTAATATGTTTGCAGTCAATCTCCCACAATCTAACATACCTTAGCCTCACTTTCCTCAAGGCTCCCTCCTTTTTTGCACAGGTAATTAGTGAGGTCCATGGCAGGAATGGGTCTTTCCATCACCAGAATAATCTTCTGGCCCAAATCGTACCAATCCAGCAGGGTGACGTACGGTGATCGACCTTCGGGCATGTCTTTAGCCAACTTTTTCATAACTGCCACTTCTGAGGACATGTTGACCCTGTCtttatttttctgaaacacCAGATGCAAGGTAAATAACCAGATTGCATTACAGAAACAAGTGTTGATTTGATCTGTTACCTGTAGACTTAAACTGTTGTCTTTTGGGATGTGCTTGATGGCCACCTACAGAACAGTTTCATCAATGCGGTCACACAATGGGTTCTTACATTCATAGGGCCCATCTGAAGAATTTTGGGAATGAGCCCAGTTTGCATGTATGTCATACTCACTGGAAATATGTCTACTTTGCGATAGCCGGCAAATACAGATCCACCGCCTCCTTTAGCTAGAAGTCTCCCTTGCACATATTTGAGCTCCAGTTGAGCTAAAGAGCGAACGAAGGAAGATGGGTTGCTTGAGTTCACTTAGGGCCGTCAAAGTATCAGGCCAAGTGGACAATCAATGGTTGAATAGCTCTCACCCGTAATCAGCCACATAGCAACTTAGTGGAATAACAACCCAGCAATTCCTAGTTTTCTTATTTACAAAGGTTTTAGACTCCC
This portion of the Stigmatopora nigra isolate UIUO_SnigA chromosome 19, RoL_Snig_1.1, whole genome shotgun sequence genome encodes:
- the LOC144212546 gene encoding serine/threonine-protein kinase pim-2-like isoform X1, which gives rise to MFPGRFYHANPNRRQNHQKRAQVGEREKERERAQHGSISGANNSGSTECTQQKSNPGKTHSLRTGRVFLCETPHSSKTDGQVTRTKRKVEDDDRVLARKKLRLCEVTEDSSSSSSGDDEIVLPPEVDPEAGNQAKGREENNNNDEVASGVCWAQLELKYVQGRLLAKGGGGSVFAGYRKVDIFPVAIKHIPKDNSLSLQKNKDRVNMSSEVAVMKKLAKDMPEGRSPYVTLLDWYDLGQKIILVMERPIPAMDLTNYLCKKGGSLEESEAKVILKQLVDVALKLQEQRIFHRDIKTENILIEGTPDGLHVRIIDFGLSCFTNERSLYRLFFGTPTLEPPEWLRHHSYRAGPTTAWQIGTVLFEILHDGVDFQTEDFLKEEIRISSNLSNGCRDFLKKSLTAEPEERLTLKELRRHRWLSETPKRSS
- the LOC144212546 gene encoding serine/threonine-protein kinase pim-2-like isoform X2, producing MQILTGGRIIRKGRKWVRGKKREREPNMEASRVLITADLLNVSTRCSTQQKSNPGKTHSLRTGRVFLCETPHSSKTDGQVTRTKRKVEDDDRVLARKKLRLCEVTEDSSSSSSGDDEIVLPPEVDPEAGNQAKGREENNNNDEVASGVCWAQLELKYVQGRLLAKGGGGSVFAGYRKVDIFPVAIKHIPKDNSLSLQKNKDRVNMSSEVAVMKKLAKDMPEGRSPYVTLLDWYDLGQKIILVMERPIPAMDLTNYLCKKGGSLEESEAKVILKQLVDVALKLQEQRIFHRDIKTENILIEGTPDGLHVRIIDFGLSCFTNERSLYRLFFGTPTLEPPEWLRHHSYRAGPTTAWQIGTVLFEILHDGVDFQTEDFLKEEIRISSNLSNGCRDFLKKSLTAEPEERLTLKELRRHRWLSETPKRSS